One window from the genome of Leptospira johnsonii encodes:
- a CDS encoding substrate-binding periplasmic protein, whose amino-acid sequence MVFRIFGILFSFLFLSPVFSQGISGSRLEEIQKRGELRVTGNRNFDPFYISDPKDGFPGFDAELGKKYAEFLGVKYTFTNRPEFEDYAEAIKSGEADIAFSGLSSTLERSKKGSFSSPYLVSTPGALVNKNALPPPPEGNIISTVYFRSVKDLESVSGLSFSVRAFSASHEYLLSIFPNSRIFTYGSMESAWNSVKEGQANCFVGDSLYIKGLILKQRSILSNFRALIEPVQENHVSALLPKGDIYFSRNFEFFLSELKRTGELKSLEDKYFNRNDWVK is encoded by the coding sequence ATGGTGTTTCGAATATTCGGTATCCTTTTTTCTTTTTTATTCCTTTCTCCCGTATTCTCACAAGGTATCTCGGGTTCTCGTTTGGAAGAGATCCAAAAAAGGGGAGAATTGAGGGTCACAGGAAATCGTAACTTCGACCCGTTCTATATCTCTGATCCAAAGGATGGTTTTCCTGGATTCGATGCAGAGCTGGGTAAAAAATACGCCGAGTTCTTGGGAGTCAAATACACATTCACAAACCGTCCTGAATTCGAAGACTATGCGGAAGCGATCAAAAGCGGAGAAGCGGACATCGCATTCTCTGGCTTAAGTTCTACATTAGAAAGATCTAAAAAAGGAAGTTTCAGTTCTCCTTATTTAGTTTCCACTCCCGGAGCCTTGGTAAACAAGAATGCTCTTCCCCCTCCTCCCGAAGGAAATATTATCTCTACTGTATATTTTAGAAGTGTAAAGGATCTGGAAAGTGTAAGCGGTCTCAGCTTCTCTGTCAGAGCCTTTTCTGCCAGCCATGAATATCTTTTAAGTATCTTTCCAAATTCCAGGATATTTACTTACGGTTCTATGGAAAGTGCTTGGAATTCGGTGAAAGAAGGACAGGCAAATTGTTTCGTAGGAGATTCTCTCTATATCAAGGGACTTATACTGAAACAGAGAAGTATTTTATCCAATTTTAGGGCACTTATAGAACCGGTTCAGGAAAATCATGTGAGCGCTTTGCTTCCCAAAGGGGACATCTACTTCTCCCGTAATTTCGAATTTTTTCTGTCGGAGCTCAAACGAACAGGAGAATTAAAAAGTTTAGAGGACAAGTATTTTAACAGGAACGACTGGGTTAAATAG
- a CDS encoding acetoacetate--CoA ligase: MNQTLWTPSPELIQNSRLTEFQNFAEQKVGKKFKNYTELHSWSAEFPEKFWGLIWEFAPVIHSKTYDEVIRPGKTFREAKFFPGAKLNFAQNLLRKKDDTIALFYRGESGAEKSITYSELYKQVGALAAYFRSEGVVPGDRIAGLMPNVPDTVLGMLAATSLGAVWTSCSPDFGVKGVLDRFGQIKPKILITTDRYEFKGKSLPLANTVQEISSQLPDLKKILVSEYPSLGSNDRKNITDGFPKNSIPLEESYKSFLGKDPEFYQTSFDHPVYIMYSSGTTGLPKCMVQGSGVFLNHWKELALHTDLREGDGIFYYTTCGWMMWNWLVSSLSIGATVHLFDGNPFHPDPGVLFRYVSDRKVKVFGVGAKYILSLEKEKYKPSVDLSFVKSVLSTGSPLPGYGFEYVYDSWKKDLRLSSISGGTDLNGCFALGNPNLPVRSGELQSLGLGMSVQIFDDSGKQIQGQKGELVCTKPFPSMPLEFWNDPDGKKYLGAYFDTYPDIWRHGDFAEILPNGGMVVYGRSDATLNPGGVRIGTADLYSLLETISEIADSVVIGQEWKDDVRVILFLKMAQGAVLDPIFESKIKKEIKEKVSPRHVPSKIIQVADIPYTRNMKKVEIAVKKTVQGEVVTNQDALINPESLEYYKNIPELQTD; the protein is encoded by the coding sequence ATGAATCAAACCCTTTGGACTCCCAGTCCCGAACTCATTCAAAACTCAAGACTTACAGAATTCCAAAATTTTGCCGAACAGAAGGTCGGTAAAAAATTTAAGAACTATACAGAGCTGCATTCCTGGTCTGCAGAATTTCCCGAAAAATTTTGGGGACTCATCTGGGAATTTGCTCCAGTCATCCATTCCAAAACCTACGACGAAGTCATTCGACCAGGCAAGACATTTAGAGAGGCAAAATTTTTTCCGGGAGCAAAACTGAACTTCGCCCAAAATCTACTCCGAAAAAAAGACGATACAATCGCTCTATTTTACAGGGGGGAAAGCGGAGCGGAGAAGAGCATAACTTATTCCGAACTTTATAAGCAAGTGGGAGCACTTGCCGCCTATTTTAGATCAGAAGGAGTGGTGCCTGGAGATAGGATAGCAGGACTCATGCCGAATGTTCCTGATACTGTTCTTGGGATGTTAGCAGCTACCAGTCTCGGGGCCGTTTGGACATCTTGCTCTCCGGATTTCGGGGTCAAAGGAGTATTGGATCGATTCGGCCAGATCAAACCTAAAATTTTGATCACCACGGATCGATACGAATTTAAGGGGAAGTCACTTCCACTTGCGAATACTGTACAAGAGATCTCTTCCCAACTTCCTGATCTTAAAAAGATCTTAGTTTCCGAATATCCTAGTCTGGGATCTAATGATCGGAAGAATATCACGGACGGTTTTCCTAAAAATTCGATTCCATTAGAAGAATCTTATAAATCTTTTCTGGGCAAGGACCCTGAATTCTACCAAACATCTTTCGATCATCCTGTGTATATCATGTATTCTTCCGGAACAACTGGACTTCCTAAATGTATGGTCCAAGGTTCCGGAGTATTCCTGAACCATTGGAAAGAACTCGCATTACATACGGATCTGAGAGAAGGAGATGGTATATTCTATTATACCACTTGCGGATGGATGATGTGGAACTGGCTCGTAAGTTCTCTTTCTATTGGAGCTACAGTTCATTTATTCGATGGAAATCCATTTCATCCCGATCCTGGAGTATTATTCCGTTATGTTTCCGATCGTAAGGTGAAGGTGTTCGGAGTTGGAGCTAAGTATATTCTTAGTTTGGAAAAGGAAAAATACAAACCGAGTGTTGATCTATCTTTCGTAAAGTCTGTATTATCTACAGGATCTCCTTTGCCAGGATACGGGTTCGAATATGTATACGATTCCTGGAAGAAGGACCTAAGGCTTTCCTCTATCTCAGGGGGAACCGATCTGAACGGATGTTTTGCATTAGGAAATCCTAATTTACCTGTACGTTCCGGAGAATTACAATCTTTAGGCCTTGGAATGTCAGTTCAAATTTTCGACGATTCTGGAAAACAGATCCAAGGCCAAAAAGGAGAATTAGTTTGTACAAAACCATTTCCTTCTATGCCTTTGGAATTCTGGAACGATCCGGACGGAAAAAAATACCTTGGCGCTTATTTCGATACATATCCGGACATCTGGAGACATGGAGATTTTGCGGAAATTCTTCCTAATGGAGGAATGGTGGTGTATGGAAGATCAGACGCTACCTTGAATCCTGGAGGAGTTCGCATCGGCACTGCGGACTTGTATAGTCTATTAGAGACCATTTCTGAAATCGCGGACTCAGTAGTGATCGGTCAGGAATGGAAGGATGATGTAAGAGTGATCTTATTCTTAAAGATGGCTCAAGGTGCGGTCTTGGATCCTATATTCGAATCCAAGATCAAAAAGGAGATCAAGGAGAAGGTCTCTCCTCGTCACGTTCCGTCTAAGATCATTCAAGTCGCAGATATTCCTTATACTCGAAATATGAAAAAAGTAGAGATAGCGGTTAAGAAGACCGTTCAAGGGGAAGTCGTCACAAATCAGGACGCTCTCATCAATCCGGAATCATTAGAATATTATAAAAATATCCCGGAACTCCAGACGGATTAG
- a CDS encoding 6-carboxytetrahydropterin synthase, producing the protein MFFQETGKFYIRIEERFESSHYLYKYFPDGSDEPIHGHSFKVEVYLSGQKNIGDDGISFDFLTSKRRLKELVAELDHILINDHADFKKTNPTSENMARWFYYGLKDSVSAAQGKVDRIVIHEGPENLAYYEPFY; encoded by the coding sequence ATGTTTTTTCAAGAAACCGGCAAATTCTATATTCGTATCGAGGAAAGATTCGAGTCCTCTCATTATCTTTACAAATACTTCCCTGACGGCTCGGATGAGCCGATCCACGGGCATTCCTTTAAGGTAGAAGTCTATCTTTCCGGCCAAAAGAATATTGGGGATGACGGGATCAGTTTCGACTTTTTGACCTCGAAACGTAGGCTCAAGGAACTGGTGGCTGAGTTAGACCATATTCTGATCAACGATCATGCAGATTTTAAGAAGACCAATCCAACTTCTGAAAATATGGCCCGTTGGTTTTACTATGGCTTAAAGGATAGTGTGTCCGCTGCTCAGGGAAAAGTAGATCGGATCGTAATCCACGAAGGCCCCGAGAACCTGGCTTATTACGAGCCGTTCTACTAA
- a CDS encoding DUF1858 domain-containing protein — protein MSEAVKPRFFKEMTVGEAIGLHPEAGLVFSSYHLGGCSHCSINELETIEQVCMGYGVEVDVLLDSLNNLLEDGE, from the coding sequence ATGTCGGAAGCGGTCAAGCCAAGATTTTTTAAAGAAATGACGGTAGGCGAAGCGATCGGTCTTCATCCGGAAGCAGGATTGGTGTTCTCCAGCTATCATTTGGGCGGATGCTCTCATTGTTCCATCAACGAGCTCGAAACGATCGAGCAAGTATGTATGGGCTACGGTGTGGAAGTGGATGTTCTGCTGGATAGCTTGAACAATCTACTCGAGGACGGAGAGTAA
- a CDS encoding DUF4180 domain-containing protein has translation MIFEELDSEKGPISFLKEDDYIIQDKDSFFDLIYSASSDTIAVHSSHFPEHFFDLKTGFAGEIFQKITNYQKRFIVLGDYSNIPSKSFKDLIYETNKNGKVIFVETLAEAIRLLK, from the coding sequence ATGATATTCGAAGAATTAGATTCCGAAAAAGGCCCGATATCCTTTCTAAAGGAAGATGACTATATCATTCAGGATAAAGATTCATTCTTCGATCTGATCTATTCTGCAAGTAGCGATACGATTGCCGTCCATTCCTCTCATTTTCCGGAACATTTTTTTGATCTGAAGACTGGCTTTGCTGGTGAGATTTTTCAGAAAATTACCAATTATCAAAAACGATTTATCGTTCTAGGCGACTATTCTAATATTCCTTCTAAAAGTTTTAAAGATTTAATTTACGAAACCAATAAAAACGGAAAAGTGATCTTTGTGGAAACTTTAGCGGAAGCAATCCGACTGCTTAAGTAA
- the rodA gene encoding rod shape-determining protein RodA — protein sequence MMSDRSIDRIDYFLVGSVIIVVICSVLTLYSQEYNFDDPSIGLMSHKWFKQFLFFLAGLVIMWFVSRINYQLIGAYALFVYGFAILLLALTLVKWIGYLPSSRGARSWIKVGPFLLQASEFAKLATVILLGQYLVLKEKEMKKLVVLVIPFGIVLLPMALILLQPDFGTAVSFLPILFTMLFLGGADYFHIGSFITFGGISLVLPMYVEYSKLTLLNDILAFLQRTGKTDLLSVVNRLGGKTWQVLDGKEVAGANLTPKTIAALREVFDQVIDLEASFIFKILSNQGLLIGVGATLIIFSIIMILLRIARGSKTLRSYYIPLGILGISLISAVVVMKTVPFRENQVIRLTAFLNPDEFKQDAGYQLRASKPAVGSGKLVGKGFLNAEMTEGKIPHVPESSTDFIFASWAEQTGFLGSVFLLFFLFSIPLRGLQISYESKDRFGSLLASGIVAMLFYHMAINIGIVLGLLPVTGIPLSFMSYGGSHLLMSMAAVGIILSIKMRKHAN from the coding sequence ATGATGTCGGATCGTTCCATAGATAGGATTGACTACTTTTTAGTAGGCTCGGTCATCATAGTAGTGATCTGCAGCGTTCTCACATTATATTCTCAAGAGTATAATTTTGACGATCCGAGTATCGGGCTCATGAGCCATAAATGGTTTAAACAGTTCTTATTCTTCCTTGCAGGTTTAGTGATCATGTGGTTCGTATCTCGGATCAATTACCAATTGATCGGAGCTTACGCGTTATTTGTATATGGATTCGCTATTCTATTACTTGCACTCACTCTCGTTAAATGGATCGGTTATCTTCCTTCCAGTAGAGGTGCGAGATCTTGGATCAAGGTGGGACCTTTCTTATTGCAGGCCTCGGAGTTTGCAAAACTGGCCACTGTGATCCTACTCGGACAGTATCTAGTATTAAAAGAAAAAGAGATGAAGAAGTTAGTAGTACTAGTCATCCCATTCGGGATCGTTCTACTTCCTATGGCGTTGATACTTTTACAGCCCGACTTTGGGACCGCGGTTTCCTTCTTACCAATCTTATTCACTATGTTGTTCTTGGGAGGAGCCGACTATTTCCATATCGGTTCTTTTATCACATTCGGCGGGATCTCACTCGTTCTTCCGATGTATGTTGAATATTCCAAACTTACATTACTGAACGATATTCTCGCATTCTTACAAAGAACCGGAAAAACGGACCTTCTATCCGTAGTAAACCGATTGGGCGGGAAAACCTGGCAGGTCTTGGATGGGAAAGAAGTAGCCGGGGCCAACCTGACTCCTAAAACGATCGCCGCATTAAGAGAAGTATTCGATCAAGTAATCGATTTAGAAGCGAGCTTCATATTTAAGATACTTTCTAACCAGGGATTATTGATCGGAGTAGGCGCCACGCTCATCATATTCAGTATTATCATGATCTTGCTTAGGATAGCCAGAGGAAGTAAAACATTACGTTCTTATTATATTCCTTTGGGGATCTTAGGTATCAGTTTGATCTCTGCGGTTGTTGTGATGAAAACGGTTCCTTTCCGGGAAAATCAGGTCATTCGATTGACTGCGTTTTTGAATCCCGACGAGTTCAAACAAGACGCAGGATACCAGCTCAGAGCGTCCAAACCTGCGGTGGGTTCCGGAAAGTTAGTCGGAAAAGGATTTCTAAATGCGGAAATGACGGAAGGAAAGATCCCTCATGTTCCTGAATCCAGTACAGACTTTATATTCGCTTCTTGGGCGGAACAAACCGGATTTTTGGGTTCTGTCTTCTTACTCTTCTTCTTATTCTCTATTCCACTTCGAGGACTACAGATCAGTTACGAAAGTAAGGACAGATTCGGATCCTTACTCGCATCCGGGATCGTTGCGATGTTATTCTATCATATGGCAATTAATATAGGGATTGTTCTCGGACTATTGCCGGTGACAGGGATCCCTCTATCCTTCATGAGTTACGGTGGTTCTCACTTACTTATGTCCATGGCAGCGGTCGGGATCATTCTATCCATCAAGATGAGAAAACACGCAAACTAA
- the mrdA gene encoding penicillin-binding protein 2 yields MLGGGGSSSATEFRLERSFRLRLYMFSGLVAFALIAFVIQLFNLQIVQGTDNSLKAEKFVRKSETIPAARGEMFDRNFLTPETSMALVSNYSSLDAVLNTSILKYDPARVKNFLQEFARTLSIPMSYYEEDLLEPKFSKKIKTKKPFVLLEAISKAQQERISVFDNISKYVILVPSPRRIYKMGPALAHVTGYIGKPSKTDLLTREIKSYQWLGKDGLELQYDSRLRGTDGFRIQKRSSEGNIEEERVVEHSTPGNNLVLTIDKDIQLAAYKALKGARGTAIAMRPSTGEILAMASNPSYDPNVLSGKSRSERTAHYKRVDANGGFLNLAIQSKFPPASTYKTLVALAALESGHKVDYTPETSYQCNGSYTLKSTFAGVPDQVFYCWEKGGHGTNDLAHALQKSCSVYFYNLGYKLGSDPILTYSRLFLLDQKSKIDLPGEIAGQVPSPAWKKRIYGTRWFDGDTINLSIGQGFMSVTPLSMTLFYAGLLNRGQIYQPYIVNEIRDPLDNSIINRTDPQRLSDIPIQSSTVEAIKTGLRLVVKNGTAAFVLNKPGLPDIAGKTGTAQTRRRGASGSNHAWFIGYAPANAPVSEQVLVSVFVEYGVGGAAGAAPVAREMFRAAFPPGSFKRTAEIPETAPVAPENVQ; encoded by the coding sequence ATGTTGGGGGGAGGAGGATCTTCTTCAGCCACAGAATTTAGACTGGAGCGCAGTTTCAGGCTAAGACTGTACATGTTCTCCGGCCTTGTGGCATTTGCGTTAATCGCATTCGTGATCCAATTATTTAATCTTCAGATCGTGCAAGGAACGGATAACTCTTTAAAGGCGGAGAAGTTCGTCCGAAAAAGTGAGACCATTCCGGCTGCCAGAGGAGAGATGTTTGATCGAAACTTTCTCACTCCTGAAACTTCTATGGCGCTTGTTTCCAATTATTCCAGTTTGGATGCAGTATTAAACACTTCTATTCTTAAATACGATCCAGCTAGAGTTAAGAATTTTCTGCAAGAATTCGCAAGAACTCTTTCGATCCCGATGTCCTATTACGAAGAGGACTTGCTTGAACCTAAATTTTCCAAAAAGATCAAAACCAAAAAACCTTTTGTTCTCTTGGAAGCAATCTCCAAGGCACAACAAGAGCGTATATCAGTTTTTGATAATATATCTAAGTATGTGATCTTGGTTCCTTCTCCCAGAAGGATCTATAAAATGGGTCCTGCACTTGCGCATGTGACGGGTTATATAGGTAAACCTAGTAAAACGGACCTTCTCACCCGTGAGATCAAATCTTATCAATGGCTCGGAAAAGACGGGTTGGAGCTCCAATACGACTCAAGACTCAGAGGAACGGACGGTTTCCGTATCCAAAAAAGAAGTTCCGAGGGAAATATTGAAGAAGAAAGGGTAGTGGAACATTCTACTCCAGGAAATAACCTAGTCCTTACTATAGACAAGGACATTCAGCTTGCCGCATACAAGGCTTTAAAAGGAGCCAGAGGAACTGCGATCGCAATGCGTCCTTCTACCGGAGAAATTTTAGCTATGGCTTCTAATCCAAGCTATGATCCAAATGTCCTCTCCGGAAAAAGTAGATCGGAAAGGACTGCACATTATAAGAGAGTGGATGCGAACGGAGGATTTTTAAATCTTGCGATCCAATCCAAATTCCCTCCCGCTTCTACCTACAAAACGTTAGTTGCACTTGCTGCTTTGGAAAGCGGGCATAAGGTGGATTATACTCCTGAAACTAGTTACCAATGTAATGGTAGTTATACTTTAAAATCCACATTCGCCGGAGTTCCCGACCAAGTATTCTATTGTTGGGAGAAGGGTGGACATGGCACGAATGATCTTGCCCATGCTCTTCAAAAATCATGTTCCGTGTATTTTTATAATCTAGGATACAAACTGGGTTCCGATCCTATCTTAACCTATTCTCGTTTATTCTTATTGGATCAAAAATCCAAGATCGATCTTCCGGGAGAGATTGCGGGTCAGGTCCCTTCTCCTGCATGGAAAAAAAGGATTTATGGGACCAGATGGTTCGATGGAGATACGATCAACCTTTCTATCGGACAGGGATTCATGTCCGTTACTCCTCTTTCTATGACATTATTCTATGCAGGACTATTGAATAGAGGACAGATCTACCAACCTTATATAGTGAACGAGATCAGAGATCCTTTAGACAATTCAATCATCAATCGTACTGATCCACAAAGACTGAGCGATATCCCGATCCAATCTTCTACAGTAGAGGCGATTAAAACAGGACTCAGACTGGTAGTGAAGAATGGAACAGCAGCATTCGTATTAAATAAACCTGGGCTTCCGGACATCGCAGGAAAAACAGGAACCGCTCAAACAAGAAGAAGGGGAGCTTCCGGATCCAACCACGCTTGGTTCATAGGGTATGCACCTGCAAATGCTCCTGTCAGCGAACAAGTGTTGGTCTCCGTCTTCGTAGAATACGGTGTAGGTGGAGCTGCCGGAGCGGCACCCGTCGCAAGAGAAATGTTTAGAGCTGCTTTCCCTCCTGGAAGTTTTAAAAGAACTGCAGAGATACCTGAGACTGCCCCTGTAGCACCGGAGAATGTACAATGA
- the mreD gene encoding rod shape-determining protein MreD: MILEYIVIGAGILISHFLNGTNLFEISGFKPDFMVIFVLFFALRRGTMAGIWIGFFGGLLSDSGLGGEIVGNVVTYKIGLHSLTFCIMGYIVGKFARPAYHENQISIMLYSLVVTLISRIASYFLFSLFFHENLNYSIISTSIFNGAIAPIFFWVLGKLYRLEQAEG; the protein is encoded by the coding sequence ATGATCTTAGAATATATAGTCATTGGTGCCGGGATCCTGATCTCCCACTTTTTGAATGGAACAAACCTATTCGAGATTTCTGGATTTAAACCGGACTTTATGGTGATCTTCGTTCTGTTTTTTGCTCTTAGAAGAGGAACAATGGCAGGGATTTGGATCGGATTTTTCGGTGGATTACTTTCCGATTCAGGTTTAGGCGGAGAAATTGTAGGGAACGTGGTCACCTACAAGATAGGACTTCACTCTCTTACATTCTGCATCATGGGATATATAGTAGGAAAGTTCGCAAGACCTGCCTATCACGAAAATCAAATTTCCATAATGTTGTATTCTCTGGTAGTGACATTGATCTCCAGGATCGCATCTTATTTCTTATTCTCATTATTCTTTCACGAAAATCTAAACTACTCCATCATCAGTACCTCGATATTTAACGGCGCAATCGCTCCGATATTCTTCTGGGTACTCGGAAAATTGTACAGATTGGAGCAGGCGGAAGGCTAA
- the mreC gene encoding rod shape-determining protein MreC, with amino-acid sequence MLWLQVNKSKETVSLLFCIVFSLLSLTFKSNVLVRGIASFQRVGDSVSGSIDGVGSFFKGAYTKLESFEAVRQERDACVAAIDDYKLLPQDIERFSRENESLRRELRFNTKQKYSTVKAEVLSVRLNSIYRTIIIDKGSEAGIKPYMPVTARAVNQKGEIIEALVGKVIAVTGGSAVVQPIINSNFNMGVSIPESNLWATLSGNSGRGMEGLMNYIDSGIIIDPRIFGDYPMGPSEMIQYTESLSKIGKPVYSSGSSGMFPPGIPVGIITEEGPRNGSFKTAFLKPFVRFDMLESVTILMKLPEKWAETWPEGQNINIENPYFGELNYPKEEREPKALTPSGNKPVETPKPQKPEGTGPGFSEEETN; translated from the coding sequence ATGCTTTGGCTTCAAGTTAATAAAAGTAAGGAAACCGTTTCCCTTTTATTCTGTATCGTATTCTCTCTATTGTCTCTGACTTTTAAGAGTAACGTTTTAGTCAGAGGGATCGCAAGTTTTCAGAGAGTGGGAGATTCCGTTTCCGGTTCTATCGACGGAGTAGGTTCCTTTTTTAAAGGAGCTTATACTAAATTAGAATCTTTTGAAGCGGTTCGTCAAGAAAGAGACGCATGTGTTGCCGCGATCGACGATTATAAACTTCTTCCCCAAGATATTGAAAGATTCAGCAGAGAAAACGAAAGTCTCAGAAGAGAATTACGTTTTAATACTAAACAAAAATATTCTACAGTCAAAGCGGAAGTTCTTTCCGTCCGTTTGAATTCCATCTATCGCACTATTATCATAGACAAAGGCTCCGAAGCGGGGATCAAACCTTATATGCCGGTCACCGCAAGAGCTGTGAACCAAAAGGGCGAAATTATAGAAGCTCTGGTCGGAAAGGTGATCGCAGTCACCGGGGGATCCGCAGTGGTCCAGCCGATCATCAATTCCAATTTTAATATGGGTGTTTCCATTCCGGAAAGTAATCTCTGGGCCACTCTTTCCGGAAACTCAGGAAGAGGAATGGAAGGATTGATGAATTATATCGACAGCGGTATTATCATCGATCCTAGGATTTTCGGAGATTATCCGATGGGTCCAAGCGAGATGATCCAATACACCGAATCTTTAAGTAAGATTGGCAAACCTGTATATAGTTCAGGTTCTTCCGGAATGTTCCCACCTGGAATTCCAGTGGGTATTATCACAGAAGAAGGTCCGCGTAACGGAAGTTTTAAAACTGCATTCCTAAAACCTTTTGTTCGTTTCGATATGTTGGAGTCCGTTACAATACTCATGAAACTCCCTGAAAAATGGGCTGAAACCTGGCCTGAAGGACAGAATATCAATATCGAAAATCCGTATTTTGGCGAACTGAATTATCCTAAAGAAGAAAGAGAGCCTAAAGCTCTAACCCCTAGCGGGAACAAACCAGTAGAAACTCCTAAGCCCCAAAAGCCGGAAGGTACTGGACCCGGATTCTCCGAAGAGGAAACAAACTAA
- a CDS encoding rod shape-determining protein: protein MIFDKLYGLFSNDMGIDLGTANTLVHVKGQGIVLSEPSVVAVHAATGKVLAVGQEAKRMLGRTPGEIVAIRPMKDGVIADFETVEKMIRYFIAKVHNRTTFVKPRIVIGVPSGITEVERRAVRESAEQAGAREIFLIDEALAAAIGANIPINEPAGNMIVDIGGGTTEIAVISLGGMVIAESIRTGGDEFDDAIIKYLRNQYNLVVGERTAEDIKLTIGNAYPEKKTETMEVKGRDAISGLPRTLELESNEIRKALKEPTDEILDGIKRVLERTPPELASDIVERGIVLTGGGCLLRGLETYLSKETGVPVFRAENPLTCVVLGTGKFLDEVKYLKPGIR from the coding sequence ATGATATTCGATAAGCTATACGGATTATTTTCCAACGATATGGGAATCGACCTCGGAACCGCAAACACTCTCGTCCATGTAAAAGGGCAAGGTATCGTTCTTTCCGAGCCTTCCGTAGTAGCGGTCCACGCGGCTACGGGCAAGGTGCTCGCAGTAGGCCAGGAAGCTAAGAGAATGTTGGGACGTACTCCCGGCGAGATCGTAGCGATCCGTCCTATGAAAGACGGGGTGATCGCGGACTTCGAAACTGTCGAAAAAATGATCCGCTACTTCATTGCAAAAGTCCATAACAGAACTACTTTCGTAAAACCTAGAATCGTGATCGGAGTTCCTTCCGGGATCACCGAGGTGGAAAGACGCGCGGTCCGTGAGTCGGCGGAACAAGCAGGTGCTAGAGAGATCTTCCTGATCGACGAGGCATTGGCAGCTGCGATCGGCGCAAATATTCCGATCAACGAACCTGCTGGTAATATGATCGTGGATATAGGTGGTGGAACCACTGAGATCGCTGTGATCTCTCTTGGCGGTATGGTGATCGCCGAGTCCATCAGAACAGGTGGTGACGAGTTCGACGATGCAATCATCAAATATTTAAGAAACCAATACAACCTGGTCGTTGGGGAAAGAACTGCGGAAGATATCAAACTGACTATCGGTAACGCTTACCCTGAAAAGAAAACCGAGACCATGGAAGTAAAAGGTAGGGATGCGATTTCCGGATTACCTCGTACTCTGGAATTGGAATCCAACGAGATCCGCAAGGCTCTCAAAGAACCAACCGACGAAATTTTAGACGGAATCAAAAGAGTTCTGGAAAGAACTCCACCTGAACTTGCTTCGGATATCGTAGAGAGAGGGATCGTTCTTACTGGAGGGGGATGTCTTCTCCGAGGATTAGAAACCTATCTTTCTAAAGAAACCGGCGTTCCTGTGTTCAGAGCGGAAAACCCTCTGACCTGCGTGGTACTTGGGACCGGAAAATTCTTGGACGAAGTTAAGTATCTGAAACCAGGGATCCGTTAA